The proteins below are encoded in one region of Portunus trituberculatus isolate SZX2019 chromosome 17, ASM1759143v1, whole genome shotgun sequence:
- the LOC123505054 gene encoding monocarboxylate transporter 12-B-like — MSTSFIFYLNKTYSFRGATLIFSGFCLNMCVAAMVFQPVEWHMGSPYFNFWKTSVNDQAISSGKTGKLCILRNILKGAGNTLHLITSPHAVLLSIIVSFNLGIFVNIWDFLPFVMWEEGYTHDEMSLSLSVAAGCNLGGRLASILLDLCMKEKCVAMYISSSVLSVGTLIAFTIKGNFFWKITNLAACIFGCGISLSLNTMIIIEIMGTDMLLPVIGLCGVISAVWHLAIGPLQGVVTDTYGSYNAGLFFLAGLQIFSLLLWVLMPIADAYCQRRPSHAHHFSLKQLDHHQQQQQQNHYHHHHQQQQQQQQQQQQQQQQQQQQRSQILRENLSLLYRAETRPAGYASVVH, encoded by the exons ATGTCAACATCATTTATATTTTACCTCAATAAGACGTACAGTTTCAGAGGAGCTACTCTCATCTTTTCAGGATTTTGTTTAAACATGTGTGTTGCTGCAATGGTATTCCAACCTGTTGAATGGCACATGGGTTCCCCTTACTTCAATTTTTGGAAAACCAGTGTAAATGATCAAGCAATTTCCTCTGGCAAGACAGGAAAACTGTGTATTCTCAGGAACATATTGAAGGGTGCTGGCAACACACTGCATCTTATCACATCTCCTCATGCTGTCCTCCTAAGTATCATAGTGAGCTTCAATCTCGGCATCTTCGTGAATATATGGGATTTCCTGCCGTTTGTGATGTGGGAAGAAGGTTACACACACGatgaaatgtcactctctctgtcagtgGCTGCGGGGTGTAACCTGGGAGGCAGACTGGCCTCCATACTCCTTGATTTGTGTATGAAGGAGAAATGTGTCGCGATGTACATCTCGTCATCAGTGCTTTCAGTGGGAACTCTTATTG CGTTTACAATAAAAGGAAACTTCTTCTGGAAGATAACAAACTTGGCCGCGTGTATATTTGGTTGTGGAATCTCGTTATCTTTGAACACGATGATCATCATTGAAATAATGGGCACAGACATGCTGCTGCCGGTAATCGGGTTGTGTGGCGTGATCAGCGCAGTGTGGCACCTTGCTATTGGCCCTCTCCAAG GTGTGGTTACTGACACGTACGGGAGCTACAATGCCGGATTGTTCTTTCTGGCTGGTCTTCAAATCTTCAGCCTCTTGCTGTGGGTCCTCATGCCCATTGCAGATGCTTACTGCCAAAGGCGTCCCAGTCATGCTCACCATTTTTCCCTAAAACAGCttgaccaccaccagcagcagcagcagcaaaaccactaccaccaccaccaccaacaacaacaacaacaacaacaacaacaacaacaacaacaacaacaacaacaacaacaacgtagtCAAATTTTGAGAGAAAATCTCTCCCTTTTATATCGGGCAGAAACACGCCCTGCTGGATATGCCTCTGTGGTGCattaa